From a single Paraburkholderia edwinii genomic region:
- a CDS encoding methyl-accepting chemotaxis protein: protein MLRNISIRTSITLVIAVFFAMLAVASAAGVGALKQSNDALREMYENDTSALISLKSSDELLQHARVSLDSYMALYGVGDPEPELLAAARSDLAESDRTFGNYLALQSQNSESLTAATELKQKRMSFIKDAVLPSLDALNDMNFSGFKDLQGKKTQALANAYQAAMTARANAVIDRQKSRYDDAQARFRFMVAALAGVSALALVIGLLARAMLVGVVARPVAQLMTHLQRIASGDLRADVVIERRNEMGALLADLKKMQDALADTVRSVRASTESINGGAQEIATGSADLSSRTEQQAASLERTAASMEQLTSTVKRNADNADQANRQASHASETAALGGQVVSDVVRTMQGISAHSSKIAEIVGLIDSIAFQTNILALNAAVEAARAGELGRGFAVVASEVRSLAQRSASAAKEIKQLIVDTVDKIAEGSSLADQAGHTMTEIVSSVKMVSDYMTEIFAAAQEQSAGIEDINRAVIQMDSTTQQNAALVEQATAAARSLEEQAVVLRKAVAVFKLESA from the coding sequence ATGTTACGGAATATCAGCATTCGAACGAGCATTACGCTCGTGATCGCCGTGTTCTTCGCGATGCTGGCAGTGGCGAGCGCGGCCGGCGTCGGCGCACTGAAGCAAAGCAACGATGCACTGCGCGAGATGTACGAGAACGACACAAGCGCCCTGATCAGCTTGAAGTCGAGCGACGAGTTGCTCCAGCATGCACGCGTATCTCTCGACAGTTACATGGCCTTATACGGCGTCGGCGATCCTGAGCCGGAACTGCTCGCCGCGGCACGTAGCGACCTCGCGGAGTCCGACCGCACTTTCGGCAACTATCTCGCGCTGCAATCGCAGAATTCCGAGTCTCTGACGGCGGCGACGGAGCTGAAGCAGAAACGCATGAGTTTCATTAAAGACGCGGTGCTCCCGTCGCTCGATGCGTTAAACGACATGAATTTCAGCGGCTTCAAGGATCTGCAGGGGAAAAAGACACAGGCCCTGGCCAACGCCTATCAGGCTGCAATGACCGCGCGCGCAAACGCCGTCATCGACAGGCAGAAATCGCGTTATGACGACGCGCAGGCGCGCTTCCGGTTCATGGTGGCAGCGCTCGCTGGCGTGTCCGCGCTCGCGCTTGTCATTGGTTTGCTCGCGCGTGCGATGCTCGTCGGCGTCGTCGCCCGCCCCGTCGCGCAATTGATGACGCATCTGCAGCGCATCGCTTCGGGCGATCTTCGCGCCGACGTTGTGATCGAGCGCCGCAACGAGATGGGCGCGCTGCTTGCCGATCTGAAGAAGATGCAGGATGCGCTCGCCGACACCGTGCGAAGCGTGCGCGCCAGCACCGAATCGATCAACGGCGGCGCACAGGAAATCGCAACAGGCAGCGCCGATCTATCGAGCCGCACCGAACAGCAGGCAGCTTCGCTCGAGCGTACCGCCGCGAGCATGGAGCAGTTGACGTCGACCGTAAAACGCAATGCGGACAATGCCGATCAGGCGAACCGGCAGGCGTCGCACGCATCCGAGACAGCCGCCCTCGGCGGGCAAGTTGTGAGCGACGTCGTGAGGACCATGCAGGGCATTTCGGCGCATTCGTCGAAGATCGCGGAAATCGTCGGCCTGATCGACAGCATCGCATTCCAGACCAATATCCTCGCCTTGAACGCCGCGGTCGAAGCCGCGCGAGCGGGCGAACTGGGGCGCGGCTTTGCCGTCGTGGCAAGCGAAGTCCGCAGTCTCGCTCAGCGCAGCGCCAGCGCGGCAAAGGAAATCAAACAGCTGATCGTCGACACGGTTGACAAGATTGCGGAAGGTTCGTCGCTGGCCGACCAGGCGGGCCACACGATGACCGAGATCGTGTCGTCCGTGAAGATGGTCAGCGACTACATGACCGAGATCTTCGCCGCCGCGCAAGAGCAAAGCGCCGGCATCGAGGACATCAACCGTGCCGTGATACAGATGGACTCGACGACGCAGCAGAACGCGGCGCTCGTCGAACAGGCAACCGCCGCGGCGCGTTCGCTCGAGGAACAGGCTGTCGTACTGCGCAAGGCGGTGGCGGTGTTCAAGCTGGAGTCGGCTTAG
- a CDS encoding PhzF family phenazine biosynthesis protein: protein MRRSVTGIAGKANRLCRWRGVFCSTLSSSDSSRPTMKTHRMLCFGRNNTSGNAAIVVEESALAEHERLAFARRQDANATVFVEANAAGDMQLDYYYPHTRSPLCLHATLAASAVFFEQHPGTGRVQFVTSMHRQVLEIERADESIFIGVKPQPCSTLPADLAETARLLRTGQADLIGTPRLASVGSAKLLVEVANQSVLNALHPDLEGITSWSRKQGVSGMYVYCRVQDGVYAGRNFNHLEPRFEDAATGVAAGALAASLERSITLLQGDALGQPCTVLARYTDGAVQIGGRAVRSAV, encoded by the coding sequence TTGCGCAGGTCGGTTACCGGTATAGCTGGTAAAGCGAATCGCCTGTGTCGATGGCGAGGTGTATTCTGCTCTACCCTGAGCTCATCTGATTCGTCTCGACCGACTATGAAAACCCATCGCATGCTTTGCTTTGGCCGCAATAACACGAGCGGCAACGCTGCGATCGTCGTCGAGGAATCCGCGCTGGCTGAGCACGAACGGCTAGCGTTCGCTCGTCGTCAGGACGCAAACGCCACGGTGTTCGTGGAAGCAAATGCCGCTGGCGACATGCAGCTCGACTATTACTATCCACACACCCGCAGCCCGCTTTGCCTGCATGCAACGCTCGCGGCGAGCGCGGTTTTCTTCGAGCAGCATCCGGGTACTGGACGAGTTCAGTTCGTCACAAGCATGCATCGGCAGGTGCTCGAGATCGAGCGCGCTGACGAAAGCATTTTCATTGGCGTGAAGCCGCAGCCTTGCTCGACACTGCCCGCTGACCTCGCGGAAACGGCCCGGCTGCTGCGCACCGGGCAGGCCGACTTGATAGGCACACCGCGCCTCGCCTCCGTGGGCAGCGCAAAGCTGCTGGTCGAAGTGGCAAATCAATCGGTGCTGAACGCGTTACACCCCGATCTCGAAGGCATCACGAGCTGGAGCCGCAAACAGGGCGTTTCCGGCATGTACGTGTACTGCCGCGTTCAAGATGGTGTTTACGCGGGTCGTAATTTCAATCACCTGGAGCCGCGCTTCGAAGATGCCGCAACGGGCGTCGCGGCAGGCGCGTTGGCCGCTTCGCTCGAGCGGAGCATCACGCTCTTGCAAGGCGACGCACTCGGCCAGCCATGCACAGTTCTCGCCCGATACACGGATGGCGCCGTGCAGATCGGAGGACGCGCAGTCAGGAGCGCAGTCTAA
- a CDS encoding autotransporter outer membrane beta-barrel domain-containing protein, whose product MKKRAHRFQASQFHKTQFALSAFTLALAAAFPQTTLAQTVPVPTADSAATLQQAFIQDPAGSTVVLTAQINLVNSGSNITFFPGPVQGMTIDARAFPIVGLFSWGGSTLNTALVTLLGTYQGTNGTGSTSGSNALSVIHQTITNDGSITGGSSVSGNGGSAVSLSGGVFVNNGTITGGEALSATGNAGVGLGMAMAINGFVNLTNHGTIQGGNGNGRGGASGVSLGTIGGVVLTNDGTIRGGSDLLGTLAGGSALQIRASINGSNVISNSGTLIGGNDAAAIVSSGAFSLTNSGTIQAGAGHANAIQFTSGTGALTLELDAGSVIVGNVVANAASTSNALILGGNANDVFDISSIGAAAQYQNFNTFTKTGASTWALTGTGTTATPWTIQRGTLQIGNGGTSGSIIGDVTDNGTLAFDRSDAFSFDNLVTGTGSVNQVGTGTTIITAANAYSGGTNVLAGTLAVGDAAHTNASIGSGLTTVAAGATLGGYGTVSGAVNNGGTIAVGNALAAFAASNAGTLNIGGDLSNAGIVNLASSTGKAGNVLNVAGNYTGTNGQVVLNTLLNQGGAASQTDRLVVGGNVSGTTAIKVNQSGSGAATVGDGIQLVQVGGTSAANSFHLAAPIQTGALQYLLFQGGATDANDWYLRSQFAQQTAADSGAPGSTTAPPATSAAATGPIAYRPAVAGYTVTPLLNADYGYAMLGRLHERVGDVASLDAAQPAHSNGVWGRIGGQNVDADTGNRFSADERTFFAEFGKDWTLSRNANGGSTHAGATVSFGSTSATFADSVRSFAGLPDGTGSVETQAQSIGGYWTKYLPDGSYFDGVGQLTHYQNRYGDIFGDSGSQNGFGAGVSGEVGKPLALGSTGVAIEPQAQLLYQYLHLNHFDDGISDISSNTTNGLRGRIGFRIFKANLSNDSKTSTLTPYFTADVLHDFFSPGQTTVGGTSFDNELGKTWYDLGVGMTGSFGKSSEGYANVKYAHNFSGEYRRTVFAQVGYRYSW is encoded by the coding sequence ATGAAAAAGCGCGCGCACCGGTTTCAAGCTTCGCAATTTCACAAAACGCAATTTGCACTTTCTGCTTTTACGCTGGCGCTTGCCGCCGCTTTCCCGCAGACCACGCTGGCCCAGACCGTTCCTGTTCCGACGGCAGACAGCGCTGCCACGCTTCAACAGGCATTCATTCAGGATCCCGCGGGATCGACGGTCGTGCTGACAGCACAGATCAACCTCGTCAACTCCGGCTCCAACATCACGTTTTTTCCCGGGCCGGTTCAAGGCATGACCATCGATGCCCGCGCGTTCCCGATTGTGGGACTGTTCAGTTGGGGAGGCTCAACACTGAACACCGCACTTGTGACGCTTCTGGGCACATACCAGGGAACCAACGGCACAGGCAGCACAAGCGGCAGTAATGCGTTGTCGGTAATACACCAAACGATCACCAACGACGGCTCGATTACCGGGGGTTCCAGCGTATCCGGCAACGGAGGTAGCGCCGTGTCGCTGTCCGGAGGCGTGTTCGTGAACAACGGGACAATCACCGGAGGAGAGGCCCTCAGCGCCACCGGCAATGCCGGAGTCGGCCTCGGTATGGCAATGGCGATAAACGGATTTGTGAATCTGACCAACCACGGGACGATCCAGGGTGGAAACGGCAATGGGCGCGGTGGTGCGTCCGGCGTTTCCCTAGGCACGATCGGCGGTGTGGTACTAACCAACGATGGCACGATTCGCGGCGGCTCCGATTTGCTGGGTACGCTCGCAGGCGGATCGGCGCTCCAGATTCGGGCGAGCATAAATGGCTCCAACGTCATCTCCAACTCGGGGACGCTCATCGGTGGAAATGATGCCGCTGCCATCGTCAGTTCGGGCGCCTTCAGTTTGACGAATAGCGGCACCATTCAGGCCGGCGCCGGCCACGCCAATGCGATCCAGTTCACTAGTGGAACGGGTGCACTTACGCTCGAGCTGGACGCGGGATCGGTAATCGTTGGCAACGTTGTTGCCAATGCCGCGTCGACCAGCAATGCGTTGATTCTGGGCGGCAACGCAAACGATGTCTTCGATATTTCTTCGATCGGCGCCGCTGCGCAGTATCAGAACTTCAATACCTTCACGAAGACGGGCGCGAGTACCTGGGCTTTGACCGGTACCGGCACGACCGCTACGCCATGGACGATCCAGCGAGGCACGCTGCAGATCGGTAACGGCGGCACGAGCGGCAGCATCATCGGCGACGTGACCGATAACGGCACGCTTGCGTTCGATCGCAGCGATGCGTTCAGCTTCGACAATCTCGTTACCGGAACAGGTTCGGTGAACCAGGTTGGCACGGGCACGACGATTATCACCGCCGCAAACGCGTACTCGGGCGGCACGAATGTGCTGGCGGGCACGCTCGCCGTCGGCGATGCGGCGCACACTAACGCAAGCATTGGCTCCGGCCTCACAACTGTCGCGGCCGGTGCGACGCTTGGCGGCTACGGCACCGTGTCGGGCGCGGTGAACAACGGCGGCACGATTGCGGTAGGGAACGCGCTGGCTGCGTTTGCCGCGAGCAACGCGGGCACGTTAAACATCGGCGGCGATCTGAGTAATGCGGGCATCGTTAATCTTGCGTCGTCGACGGGCAAGGCCGGCAATGTGCTCAATGTGGCTGGTAACTACACGGGTACGAACGGCCAGGTTGTGCTGAACACCCTGCTAAACCAGGGCGGCGCCGCATCGCAGACCGACAGGCTCGTTGTGGGCGGTAACGTTAGTGGCACGACGGCGATCAAGGTCAATCAGTCGGGTTCGGGCGCAGCAACCGTCGGCGATGGTATCCAGCTTGTGCAGGTTGGTGGCACATCGGCCGCCAACAGTTTCCATCTGGCCGCACCGATTCAGACCGGCGCGTTGCAATACCTGCTGTTCCAGGGTGGTGCGACGGACGCAAACGACTGGTACCTGCGCTCGCAATTCGCACAGCAGACAGCCGCCGATTCCGGCGCCCCGGGCTCGACGACGGCGCCGCCGGCCACCTCAGCCGCAGCCACGGGCCCGATTGCCTACCGCCCGGCTGTGGCGGGCTATACGGTCACGCCGCTGCTCAACGCGGACTACGGCTATGCGATGCTCGGCCGCCTGCATGAGCGTGTCGGCGACGTTGCCAGCCTCGACGCCGCTCAGCCCGCGCACAGCAACGGCGTGTGGGGGCGCATCGGCGGACAGAACGTCGATGCCGATACCGGCAACCGCTTCTCAGCCGACGAGCGCACGTTCTTCGCGGAGTTCGGCAAGGACTGGACGCTATCGCGCAACGCCAACGGCGGCAGCACGCATGCGGGCGCAACCGTGAGCTTCGGGTCGACGTCCGCGACGTTCGCCGACAGCGTGCGAAGTTTTGCGGGATTACCCGATGGCACAGGCAGCGTCGAAACGCAGGCGCAATCGATTGGCGGCTACTGGACGAAGTACCTGCCGGATGGCAGCTATTTCGACGGCGTCGGGCAACTGACGCATTACCAGAACCGCTACGGCGACATCTTCGGTGACAGCGGCAGCCAGAACGGTTTCGGCGCAGGTGTTTCTGGAGAAGTGGGCAAGCCGTTGGCGCTTGGCTCGACGGGCGTGGCGATCGAACCGCAAGCGCAACTGCTCTATCAATACCTGCATCTGAACCACTTCGACGACGGCATCTCGGACATCAGCTCGAACACGACGAACGGTTTGCGCGGCCGCATCGGCTTCCGCATCTTCAAGGCAAACCTGAGCAACGATTCGAAGACCTCAACTCTCACGCCTTATTTCACCGCTGACGTATTGCACGACTTTTTCTCGCCAGGACAAACAACGGTCGGCGGCACGTCGTTCGACAACGAACTGGGCAAGACCTGGTACGACCTCGGCGTCGGCATGACGGGCAGCTTCGGGAAAAGTTCGGAAGGCTATGCGAACGTGAAATACGCGCACAACTTCAGCGGCGAATATCGTCGTACCGTGTTTGCGCAGGTCGGTTACCGGTATAGCTGGTAA
- a CDS encoding AraC family transcriptional regulator, whose translation MSDPLAEVVTLLQPGARFSKVVNGAGSWGVRRSEIGQPFYCVILEGSCRLAVVGQKPIALEEGDFVLIPAAYDFTMSSLKRVTSKDFDTAPVQLSAGEFRVGIQSGPPDVRLLVGHFAFGSPDAALLVSLLPQLVYIRAQKRLATLVQLVIDESRAQRPARDVVLARLLEIMMIEALRSTAGAAAPPGLLRGLADERLALAIRRMHESPTQPWTVAQLAKEAALSRSAFFERFSRAVGVAPIEYLLAWRMAMARQLLRRNECSVAEVAQRVGYSSGSTFSVAFTRHVGMSPTRYAQEQMRSANAAMDVV comes from the coding sequence ATGAGCGATCCCTTGGCGGAAGTGGTTACGCTGCTCCAACCCGGCGCGCGGTTCTCAAAGGTCGTCAACGGTGCGGGGTCGTGGGGTGTCCGCCGCTCGGAAATCGGACAGCCCTTTTACTGTGTGATCCTCGAAGGTTCCTGCCGTCTTGCAGTCGTCGGACAGAAGCCAATCGCCCTCGAGGAAGGCGACTTTGTGCTGATTCCCGCGGCGTATGACTTCACGATGTCGAGCCTTAAGCGGGTGACATCGAAGGACTTCGATACCGCGCCCGTTCAGCTGTCCGCCGGCGAATTCAGAGTCGGCATTCAAAGCGGGCCGCCTGACGTTCGACTGCTGGTGGGCCACTTTGCCTTCGGCTCGCCCGACGCGGCCTTGCTCGTGTCGCTTCTTCCGCAACTTGTGTACATTCGCGCGCAGAAGCGGCTGGCCACGCTCGTGCAGTTAGTGATCGACGAATCGCGCGCGCAACGTCCCGCGCGAGATGTCGTGCTGGCGCGACTGCTGGAGATTATGATGATCGAGGCGCTGCGCTCTACTGCGGGCGCAGCGGCGCCCCCCGGGCTTTTGCGCGGACTCGCCGACGAACGCCTCGCGCTCGCCATACGACGAATGCACGAAAGTCCGACACAGCCGTGGACCGTTGCGCAGCTGGCAAAAGAAGCGGCACTGTCGCGCTCGGCATTCTTCGAGCGATTCAGCCGCGCGGTGGGCGTCGCGCCGATTGAATACCTGCTCGCGTGGCGCATGGCAATGGCGAGGCAATTGCTGCGGCGTAACGAGTGCAGTGTTGCCGAGGTGGCGCAACGCGTCGGCTATAGCTCAGGAAGCACCTTTAGCGTCGCATTCACCCGCCATGTTGGCATGTCGCCTACGCGCTATGCGCAAGAGCAGATGCGATCTGCGAATGCCGCAATGGATGTCGTGTGA
- a CDS encoding SDR family oxidoreductase: protein MKTVLITGCSSGFGLETARYFLDRDWQVVATMRTPRDDVMRRSERLRVLALDVTNPDSIRQAVQAAGPIDALVNNAGIGMLGALEGTSMQVAREVFETNTFGTIAMTQAVLPQFRERKAGVIVNVTSSVTLKSLPLLSVYTASKAAINAFTESLALELQPFNVRVSLVLPGRAPETSFGANARSRMQGNSPEAYAAFAQSVFAGMGQPSLITRALDVAEAVWRAVNDASCPVRVAAGADAVALAESC from the coding sequence ATGAAAACCGTCCTGATTACCGGATGCTCATCCGGCTTTGGCCTCGAAACCGCCCGGTATTTTCTCGATCGCGACTGGCAGGTCGTCGCCACCATGCGCACGCCGCGCGACGATGTGATGCGGCGTTCCGAGCGTCTGCGTGTGCTCGCTCTCGACGTCACCAACCCGGACAGCATCCGCCAGGCGGTGCAGGCCGCAGGGCCGATCGACGCTTTGGTCAACAACGCGGGGATTGGCATGCTGGGTGCGCTGGAAGGCACCTCGATGCAAGTCGCTCGCGAGGTCTTCGAGACGAACACGTTTGGGACAATCGCGATGACGCAGGCGGTGCTGCCTCAGTTCCGGGAACGCAAGGCAGGGGTCATCGTGAACGTCACGTCGAGTGTGACGTTGAAGTCGCTTCCTTTGTTGTCTGTGTATACGGCAAGCAAGGCAGCAATAAACGCATTCACCGAGTCTCTGGCGCTGGAGTTGCAACCGTTCAATGTGCGCGTGAGCCTGGTGCTGCCCGGCCGGGCGCCGGAAACGTCGTTTGGCGCAAACGCGCGATCCCGGATGCAGGGCAATTCCCCGGAGGCGTACGCCGCGTTCGCACAAAGTGTCTTCGCGGGAATGGGGCAGCCGTCGTTAATCACGCGGGCGCTGGATGTGGCGGAAGCAGTGTGGCGTGCGGTGAACGACGCATCGTGTCCAGTCCGCGTTGCCGCTGGCGCGGACGCCGTGGCGTTGGCCGAGTCGTGCTGA
- a CDS encoding MerR family transcriptional regulator, whose protein sequence is MNGMPSQELLTIGELAQRTGASVRSIRHYDEHGLLASARASNGYRMFPDKAVTQVKQIQRMIATGFTIDDIRGFPDCMLLIEGARSCDQISDVQRQRLEAIDRQIADLERRRLRLIKTLSEGAFPPVED, encoded by the coding sequence ATGAACGGGATGCCCTCACAGGAATTGCTGACGATCGGAGAACTCGCGCAGCGCACTGGCGCCAGCGTGCGATCGATCCGGCACTACGACGAACACGGTCTGCTCGCCTCGGCGCGTGCGAGCAATGGCTACCGCATGTTCCCCGACAAGGCAGTCACTCAGGTCAAGCAGATTCAGCGCATGATCGCGACCGGTTTCACCATCGACGATATTCGCGGATTTCCGGACTGCATGCTGCTGATCGAAGGCGCACGCTCATGCGATCAGATCAGCGATGTCCAGCGGCAACGCCTCGAAGCCATCGATCGTCAGATCGCGGACCTGGAACGGCGTCGCTTGAGGCTGATCAAGACGTTGTCGGAAGGCGCATTTCCGCCGGTCGAGGACTGA
- a CDS encoding alpha/beta fold hydrolase, which translates to MQARMLLHWLFAAVSAVTLFTSVPDAVAASTTYTVTSTDGVKLAVQESGNPNGPAIIFVHGLLGSRLNWEAQVQSPELRQYRLITYDLRGHGLSDKPSGAAPYHDGRRWGDDLAAVIKGSHAQRPVVVGWSLGGVVISNYLATYGDRNIAGAVYVDGVVELTADQIVNHAQVYGDMNSPKLKTHLDGERTFVGLCFNRQPDADTFDRLLANAAMASWDMQKEIPTMTVFAAEGLGKARVPLLFIYGGRDALVDTHATLARATALNPHIVSEVYAESGHAPFIEEPDRFNRDLARFVKSASGR; encoded by the coding sequence ATGCAGGCCCGAATGCTTTTACATTGGCTGTTTGCCGCGGTCTCGGCGGTCACACTGTTCACGTCCGTCCCCGATGCGGTCGCTGCTTCTACGACCTATACGGTTACATCGACGGATGGGGTAAAGCTGGCGGTTCAGGAGAGCGGTAACCCCAACGGCCCTGCGATCATTTTCGTCCACGGTTTGCTCGGCAGTCGTTTGAACTGGGAAGCGCAAGTGCAGAGCCCCGAATTGCGCCAATACCGGCTCATTACGTACGATCTGCGCGGACACGGTCTGTCGGACAAGCCATCAGGCGCTGCGCCGTATCATGATGGACGCCGCTGGGGCGACGACCTCGCGGCTGTGATCAAGGGCTCGCACGCGCAGAGACCGGTGGTGGTGGGCTGGTCGCTTGGCGGAGTGGTGATCTCCAACTACCTCGCCACGTATGGCGACCGCAACATCGCTGGCGCCGTGTACGTCGATGGTGTGGTTGAACTGACGGCTGATCAGATCGTCAACCATGCGCAGGTCTACGGGGACATGAATTCTCCAAAGCTGAAGACGCATCTGGACGGGGAGCGCACCTTCGTCGGACTGTGCTTTAACCGTCAGCCGGATGCCGACACGTTCGACCGCCTGCTTGCCAATGCCGCGATGGCATCGTGGGACATGCAAAAAGAGATTCCGACGATGACGGTGTTCGCCGCTGAGGGGCTCGGAAAAGCGCGTGTGCCGCTGCTGTTTATCTATGGCGGCCGGGACGCACTGGTCGATACACATGCGACGCTTGCCCGTGCGACGGCGCTGAATCCACACATCGTGAGTGAGGTGTACGCCGAGTCGGGTCATGCGCCTTTTATTGAGGAACCCGATCGTTTCAATCGCGATCTGGCCAGATTTGTGAAGTCGGCGTCCGGGCGATAG